A part of Arachis hypogaea cultivar Tifrunner chromosome 12, arahy.Tifrunner.gnm2.J5K5, whole genome shotgun sequence genomic DNA contains:
- the LOC112726609 gene encoding F-box protein CPR1 isoform X1: MEKKQKSIDDILPLDLIHRILLRVPAKHLARLRCVSKLWYSLISDPQFAELHFHNSPAATNATIFIDHINRTVAYFVYLEALFSDDIDTSPVKVVPPPFKKKKPPTDFEFLGSCRGFVLLHRDPHFLVVWNPLTGYSKRISYSRIASRCVYKDISLPCKFYLYGFGYDASQDDYVVVVAWQDKDYHYHLDYLSLRTNSWINLDAAFSKPSGVFDINSCGLFLNGAIHWLPHSPKTFRDAILIFDLKERTFSRISGPEQPVMSAFSYSNLALLGGCLALYYRNDFSHNTHIWVMKEYKVHSSWTLHEIPCKVYQLFCLSSDGDIIVRGYDEVEVEVGYFIYNVRRDLLTHFEDLFYSFRITDTVYTESLLPFPSDIKDKDKKKKMKKKRKENSVMQW; the protein is encoded by the exons ATGGAGAAGAAGCAGAAGAGCATTGACGACATCCTCCCTCTTGACCTGATTCACAGAATCTTACTGAGAGTGCCGGCCAAGCATCTCGCTCGTCTCAGGTGCGTTTCGAAGCTCTGGTACTCTCTAATTTCCGATCCACAATTTGCGGAATTGCATTTTCACAACTCTCCCGCAGCCACCAACGCAACCATCTTCATAGACCACATAAACCGCACTGTGGCTTACTTCGTTTACTTAGAAGCACTATTTAGTGACGACATTGATACATCACCCGTAAAAGTGGTGCCTCCCCCtttcaagaagaaaaagccacctACTGATTTTGAGTTCCTGGGATCCTGCAGAGGCTTTGTTCTTTTACATCGAGACCCACATTTTCTTGTGGTATGGAACCCACTGACTGGATACAGCAAAAGAATATCCTACTCTCGTATTGCTTCTCGTTGTGTGTACAAGGATATTAGCCTTCCCTGCAAGTTCTATCTGTATGGATTTGGTTATGATGCTTCACAGGATGACTACGTAGTTGTTGTAGCTTGGCAGGATAAGGATTACCATTATCACTTGGATTACTTGTCCTTGAGAACCAATTCATGGATTAATCTCGATGCTGCATTCTCCAAACCCTCGGGTGTTTTTGACATCAATTCTTGTGGGTTGTTCTTGAATGGTGCTATTCATTGGCTGCCTCACTCTCCTAAAACTTTTAGGGATGCTATTCTTATCTTTGATCTGAAGGAGAGGACTTTTTCAAGGATATCTGGGCCGGAACAACCTGTAATGAGTGCATTCTCCTATTCAAATCTCGCCCTACTAGGAGGCTGCCTAGCCTTGTATTATCGCAATGATTTTAGCCATAACACTCACATATGGGTGATGAAAGAATATAAAGTGCACTCATCTTGGACTCTCCATGAGATTCCTTGCAAAGTCTATCAGCTATTCTGCTTATCCAGTGATGGTGATATTATTGTAAGAGGTTATGATgaagtagaagtagaagtagGTTACTTCATATATAATGTCAGAAGAGACCTGCTCACACATTTTGAAGATCTTTTTTATTCATTCCGAATAACGGATACTGTGTATACAGAGAGTCTCTTGCCATTTCCTAGTGACATTAAGGATaaggataagaagaagaagatgaaaaagaagaggaaggaaaaca gTGTCATGCAATGGTGA
- the LOC112729121 gene encoding uncharacterized protein, translating to MNELLFDRLNQTARDVAYVQWPSAAMMNAHSYDQFRHAVFQDAALFWGQQPLTANEYAASTIIPACAAVVETSYTIFIVINLLVPESELLKTSTNSSSMLDPTVVMHSSESTKTSDLTGIMPIQPKKLFHLDITREASTLPNGQPHVRVGAVLPKWWTLIAFEPTASMMLTDSQAAVAAYIFSETLDPSEELVINLVALMMTHVFRRRNEDPICWFMPEHFARYALSNKYTPAEVISDFLGAYISLKISHVARVFIPICEEQHWYLVIVDFTSRRLIILDSLPCVEKHQQRKKNAIKVATYLEAMLDDHIFADDKSKVVDCSTFWPMTPFGLPTQKNRSNDSGVWVTGWMRECTLQDDFNIQINDSTQMRLAVDLVLEEYNDLCLVIQENAWQYKTKVEAEHEDIFGNEKLSF from the exons ATGAATGAGCTATTATTTGATAGATTAAATCAGACAGCTAGGGATGTTGCCTATGTACAATGGCCAAGTGCTGCAATGATGAATGCACATTCATATGACCAATTTAGGCATGCTGTTTTCCAG GATGCTGCATTGTTTTGGGGTCAGCAACCATTAACTGCTAACGAGTATGCTGCAAGCACTATAATTCCAGCGTGTGCTGCTGTTGTTGAGACTTCATATACAATTTTTATTGTGATAAACTTGTTAGTTCCAGAATCCGAACTACTT AAAACTTCCACAAATAGTAGTTCGATGTTGGATCCTACTGTAGTTATGCATTCTTCGGAAAGTACAAAAACTAGTGATCTTACTGGTATCATGCCAATTCAACCCAAGAAGTTATTCCACTTGGATATTACTCGTGAAGCTTCAACTTTACCTAATGGACAACCACATGTTAGAGTAGGAGCTGTATTGCCAAAG TGGTGGACACTTATTGCATTTGAACCTACTGCTTCGATGATGTTAACCGATTCTCAAGCCGCTGTTGCAGCCTATATTTTTTCGGAAACGTTAGATCC TTCTGAAGAGTTG GTTATAAATCTGGTGGCACTTATGATGACACATGTATTTCGACGTAGGAATGAAGATCCAATTTGCTGGTTCATGCCTGAACATTTTGCA CGATATGCTTTAAGCAACAAATACACACCGGCTGAGGTTATCTCTGATTTCCTTGGAGCATATATTTCACTCAAAATTAGCCACGTCGCTAGG GTTTTTATCCCTATCTGTGAGGAACAACATTGGTATTTGGTCATTGTCGACTTTACGAGTCGTCGTCTAATCATATTGGATTCACTGCCTTGTGTCGAAAAACATCAGCAACGCAAAAAGAACGCAATTAAAGTG GCAACTTATTTAGAAGCGATGTTAGATGATCATATTTTTGCCGATGATAAGTCTAAAGTTGTAGATTGCTCCACTTTTTGGCCTATGACACCTTTTGGCCTACCCACTCAAAAAAATAGATC GAATGATAGCGGAGTTTGGGTGACCGGTTGGATGAGAGAATGTACTTTACAAGATGACTTCAATATTCAG ATTAACGACTCCACACAAATGAGACTTGCCGTGGATCTGGTTTTAGAGGAGTACAACGATTTGTGTCTCGTAATACAAGAAAATGCTTGGCAATATAAGACCAAGGTGGAAGCAGAGCATGAAGACATTTTTGGGAATGAAAAGTTatctttttag
- the LOC112726611 gene encoding protein FAR1-RELATED SEQUENCE 11: protein MGQEFSHEGVNSEHTSYDQYEQEEEKHEEIDVDYMDEDDTNVEPMFDYHGFDEGYNIDSLEDIGMIEFWNIRDEDVCHFHFSDVDIAFEFYNRYARTRGFSARKNRTRKSRAGALKLKNFVCHREGFRPPNNYGIGNLKRKPTPETRCGCSAMMEIRVDAPSGRWFISYFSDEHNHPLLDPRLTGLLPGHRFMSDADIGHMVNMKKGGISVGQIYRALANQAGGYEYLSFTQRDMYNKIAKQRRQLPGDAYAALKALEMTHLIITWMTT from the coding sequence ATGGGTCAAGAATTTTCTCACGAAGGGGTTAATAGCGAGCATACATCATATGATCAATATGAGCAGGAGGAAGAAAAACATGAGGAAATTGACGTGGATTATATGGATGAGGACGACACAAATGTGGAACCAATGTTCGATTATCACGGCTTCGATGAAGGGTATAACATTGACTCACTTGAAGACATTGGGATGATTGAATTTTGGAACATCAGAGATGAAGATGTATGTCATTTTCACTTTTCTGATGTCGACATTGCATTTGAGTTCTACAATAGATATGCAAGGACAAGAGGCTTTAGTGCTCGGAAGAACAGGACTAGGAAGAGTCGTGCGGGCGCACTTAAGTTGAAGAATTTTGTATGTCATCGTGAAGGATTTAGACCGCCAAATAATTACGGCATCGGAAACCTTAAGAGAAAACCTACACCCGAGACAAGGTGTGGCTGCAGTGCAATGATGGAGATTCGTGTAGATGCACCTAGCGGTCGttggtttatttcttatttttctgaTGAACACAATCATCCGCTTCTGGATCCTCGGTTGACTGGATTGCTCCCTGGGCATAGATTCATGTCCGATGCTGATATTGGCCACATGGTTAACATGAAAAAGGGTGGGATTAGTGTTGGGCAGATATATCGGGCATTAGCAAATCAGGCAGGTGGCTACGAGTATCTCTCTTTCACGCAAAGGGACATGTATAATAAAATAGCAAAGCAGAGGCGCCAATTACCCGGTGATGCATATGCAGCTTTGAAGGCCTTGGAAATGACACATTTGATAATAACTTGGATGACCACATGA
- the LOC112726609 gene encoding F-box protein CPR1 isoform X2, with protein MEKKQKSIDDILPLDLIHRILLRVPAKHLARLRCVSKLWYSLISDPQFAELHFHNSPAATNATIFIDHINRTVAYFVYLEALFSDDIDTSPVKVVPPPFKKKKPPTDFEFLGSCRGFVLLHRDPHFLVVWNPLTGYSKRISYSRIASRCVYKDISLPCKFYLYGFGYDASQDDYVVVVAWQDKDYHYHLDYLSLRTNSWINLDAAFSKPSGVFDINSCGLFLNGAIHWLPHSPKTFRDAILIFDLKERTFSRISGPEQPVMSAFSYSNLALLGGCLALYYRNDFSHNTHIWVMKEYKVHSSWTLHEIPCKVYQLFCLSSDGDIIVRGYDEVEVEVGYFIYNVRRDLLTHFEDLFYSFRITDTVYTESLLPFPSDIKDKDKKKKMKKKRKENSM; from the coding sequence ATGGAGAAGAAGCAGAAGAGCATTGACGACATCCTCCCTCTTGACCTGATTCACAGAATCTTACTGAGAGTGCCGGCCAAGCATCTCGCTCGTCTCAGGTGCGTTTCGAAGCTCTGGTACTCTCTAATTTCCGATCCACAATTTGCGGAATTGCATTTTCACAACTCTCCCGCAGCCACCAACGCAACCATCTTCATAGACCACATAAACCGCACTGTGGCTTACTTCGTTTACTTAGAAGCACTATTTAGTGACGACATTGATACATCACCCGTAAAAGTGGTGCCTCCCCCtttcaagaagaaaaagccacctACTGATTTTGAGTTCCTGGGATCCTGCAGAGGCTTTGTTCTTTTACATCGAGACCCACATTTTCTTGTGGTATGGAACCCACTGACTGGATACAGCAAAAGAATATCCTACTCTCGTATTGCTTCTCGTTGTGTGTACAAGGATATTAGCCTTCCCTGCAAGTTCTATCTGTATGGATTTGGTTATGATGCTTCACAGGATGACTACGTAGTTGTTGTAGCTTGGCAGGATAAGGATTACCATTATCACTTGGATTACTTGTCCTTGAGAACCAATTCATGGATTAATCTCGATGCTGCATTCTCCAAACCCTCGGGTGTTTTTGACATCAATTCTTGTGGGTTGTTCTTGAATGGTGCTATTCATTGGCTGCCTCACTCTCCTAAAACTTTTAGGGATGCTATTCTTATCTTTGATCTGAAGGAGAGGACTTTTTCAAGGATATCTGGGCCGGAACAACCTGTAATGAGTGCATTCTCCTATTCAAATCTCGCCCTACTAGGAGGCTGCCTAGCCTTGTATTATCGCAATGATTTTAGCCATAACACTCACATATGGGTGATGAAAGAATATAAAGTGCACTCATCTTGGACTCTCCATGAGATTCCTTGCAAAGTCTATCAGCTATTCTGCTTATCCAGTGATGGTGATATTATTGTAAGAGGTTATGATgaagtagaagtagaagtagGTTACTTCATATATAATGTCAGAAGAGACCTGCTCACACATTTTGAAGATCTTTTTTATTCATTCCGAATAACGGATACTGTGTATACAGAGAGTCTCTTGCCATTTCCTAGTGACATTAAGGATaaggataagaagaagaagatgaaaaagaagaggaaggaaaacaGTATGTAA